One part of the Alosa alosa isolate M-15738 ecotype Scorff River chromosome 4, AALO_Geno_1.1, whole genome shotgun sequence genome encodes these proteins:
- the hm13 gene encoding minor histocompatibility antigen H13 isoform X3, with product MADVDQGSAAPTETSPALDSLNATDTNGTDAVNATVAKFVATPEGTALAYGSLVFMALLPIFFGALRSVTCSKSKVAGENGYEYRNSSDMPETITSRDAARFPIIASCTLFGLYLFFKIFSQEYINLLLSMYFFVLGILALSHTMSPFMNRVVPASVPNKQYQLLFTQGTGESKEEIVNYEFDTRDLFCLAISAVVGVWYVLKKHWVANNLFGLAFALNGVELLHLNNVSTGCILLGGLFVYDVFWVFGTNVMVTVAKSFEAPIKLVFPQDLLERGLDASNFAMLGLGDIVIPGIFIALLLRFDVSLKKNSRTYFYTSFLAYIFGLGLTIFVMHTYKHAQPALLYLVPACVGFPVVVALLKGELTDMFRYEEVTPETEGAAKEESTETEKKDQ from the exons ATGGCAGATGTCGACCAAGGATCGGCAGCCCCGACTGAAACTTCACCGGCTCTGGACAGCTTGAATGCTACCGACACAAATGGAACCGATGCCGTCAATGCTACAGTGGCCAAGTTCGTTGCAACACCCGAAGGCACAGCGTTGGCATATGGCAGCCTTGTATTCATGGCCCTGCTGCCAATCTTCTTTGGTGCGCTGCGCTCTGTCACCTGCTCAAAGAGCAAG GTTGCCGGCGAAAATGGTTACGAGTACCGA AACTCCTCAGACATGCCTGAGACCATCACAAGCAGAGATGCCGCACGCTTTCCCATCATAGCCAGCTGCACCCTCTTTGGCTTGTATCTCTTCTTCAAG atTTTCTCACAAGAGTATATTAACTTGCTGCTATCAATGTACTTCTTTGTGCTGGGGATCCTGGCTCTGTCTCACACCATGAG TCCTTTCATGAACAGAGTGGTCCCAGCTAGCGTGCCCAATAAGCAATATCAGCTCCTCTTCACCCAGGGCACGGGGGAGAGCAAAGAGG AGATTGTCAACTATGAGTTTGACACCAGGGATCTCTTCTGTCTGGCTATCAGCGCCGTTGTTGGGGTCTGGTACGTCCTCAAAAAG CACTGGGTGGCCAATAACCTGTTTGGACTGGCCTTTGCTCTGAATGGTGTTGAGCTGCTTCACCTGAATAATGTCAGCACAGGCTGCATCCTTTTGGGAGGCCTGTTTGTCTATGACGTCTTTTGG GTTTTTGGCACAAATGTCATGGTTACAGTGGCCAAGTCCTTTGAGGCACCCATCAAGT TGGTCTTCCCTCAGGACCTCCTGGAGAGAGGACTGGACGCCAGTAACTTTGCCATGCTCGGCCTGGGCGATATCGTCATCCCAG GCATCTTTATTGCATTGCTGCTTCGTTTTGATGTTAG TTTAAAGAAGAACTCCAGGACCTACTTCTATACTAGTTTCCTGGCTTACATCTTTGGTCTGGGCCTCACCATTTTTGTCATGCATACTTATAAACATGCCCAG CCTGCCCTCTTGTACCTGGTGCCAGCCTGCGTGGGATTCCCAGTGGTGGTGGCcttgcttaaaggagaattgaCAGACATGTTCAG GTACGAGGAAGTTACCCCGGAGACGGAGGGCGCCGCAAAAGAGGAGTCGACAGAGACCGAGAAGAAGGACCAATAA
- the hm13 gene encoding minor histocompatibility antigen H13 isoform X4, with translation MADVDQGSAAPTETSPALDSLNATDTNGTDAVNATVAKFVATPEGTALAYGSLVFMALLPIFFGALRSVTCSKSKNSSDMPETITSRDAARFPIIASCTLFGLYLFFKIFSQEYINLLLSMYFFVLGILALSHTMSPFMNRVVPASVPNKQYQLLFTQGTGESKEEIVNYEFDTRDLFCLAISAVVGVWYVLKKHWVANNLFGLAFALNGVELLHLNNVSTGCILLGGLFVYDVFWVFGTNVMVTVAKSFEAPIKLVFPQDLLERGLDASNFAMLGLGDIVIPGIFIALLLRFDVSLKKNSRTYFYTSFLAYIFGLGLTIFVMHTYKHAQPALLYLVPACVGFPVVVALLKGELTDMFRYEEVTPETEGAAKEESTETEKKDQ, from the exons ATGGCAGATGTCGACCAAGGATCGGCAGCCCCGACTGAAACTTCACCGGCTCTGGACAGCTTGAATGCTACCGACACAAATGGAACCGATGCCGTCAATGCTACAGTGGCCAAGTTCGTTGCAACACCCGAAGGCACAGCGTTGGCATATGGCAGCCTTGTATTCATGGCCCTGCTGCCAATCTTCTTTGGTGCGCTGCGCTCTGTCACCTGCTCAAAGAGCAAG AACTCCTCAGACATGCCTGAGACCATCACAAGCAGAGATGCCGCACGCTTTCCCATCATAGCCAGCTGCACCCTCTTTGGCTTGTATCTCTTCTTCAAG atTTTCTCACAAGAGTATATTAACTTGCTGCTATCAATGTACTTCTTTGTGCTGGGGATCCTGGCTCTGTCTCACACCATGAG TCCTTTCATGAACAGAGTGGTCCCAGCTAGCGTGCCCAATAAGCAATATCAGCTCCTCTTCACCCAGGGCACGGGGGAGAGCAAAGAGG AGATTGTCAACTATGAGTTTGACACCAGGGATCTCTTCTGTCTGGCTATCAGCGCCGTTGTTGGGGTCTGGTACGTCCTCAAAAAG CACTGGGTGGCCAATAACCTGTTTGGACTGGCCTTTGCTCTGAATGGTGTTGAGCTGCTTCACCTGAATAATGTCAGCACAGGCTGCATCCTTTTGGGAGGCCTGTTTGTCTATGACGTCTTTTGG GTTTTTGGCACAAATGTCATGGTTACAGTGGCCAAGTCCTTTGAGGCACCCATCAAGT TGGTCTTCCCTCAGGACCTCCTGGAGAGAGGACTGGACGCCAGTAACTTTGCCATGCTCGGCCTGGGCGATATCGTCATCCCAG GCATCTTTATTGCATTGCTGCTTCGTTTTGATGTTAG TTTAAAGAAGAACTCCAGGACCTACTTCTATACTAGTTTCCTGGCTTACATCTTTGGTCTGGGCCTCACCATTTTTGTCATGCATACTTATAAACATGCCCAG CCTGCCCTCTTGTACCTGGTGCCAGCCTGCGTGGGATTCCCAGTGGTGGTGGCcttgcttaaaggagaattgaCAGACATGTTCAG GTACGAGGAAGTTACCCCGGAGACGGAGGGCGCCGCAAAAGAGGAGTCGACAGAGACCGAGAAGAAGGACCAATAA
- the hm13 gene encoding minor histocompatibility antigen H13 isoform X1 — MADVDQGSAAPTETSPALDSLNATDTNGTDAVNATVAKFVATPEGTALAYGSLVFMALLPIFFGALRSVTCSKSKVAGENGYEYRNSSDMPETITSRDAARFPIIASCTLFGLYLFFKIFSQEYINLLLSMYFFVLGILALSHTMSPFMNRVVPASVPNKQYQLLFTQGTGESKEEIVNYEFDTRDLFCLAISAVVGVWYVLKKHWVANNLFGLAFALNGVELLHLNNVSTGCILLGGLFVYDVFWVFGTNVMVTVAKSFEAPIKLVFPQDLLERGLDASNFAMLGLGDIVIPGIFIALLLRFDVSLKKNSRTYFYTSFLAYIFGLGLTIFVMHTYKHAQPALLYLVPACVGFPVVVALLKGELTDMFSYESSDEVLPHTPRLTHFPTVSGSPASLAASMQGPPSPPWRRRHTPTNM, encoded by the exons ATGGCAGATGTCGACCAAGGATCGGCAGCCCCGACTGAAACTTCACCGGCTCTGGACAGCTTGAATGCTACCGACACAAATGGAACCGATGCCGTCAATGCTACAGTGGCCAAGTTCGTTGCAACACCCGAAGGCACAGCGTTGGCATATGGCAGCCTTGTATTCATGGCCCTGCTGCCAATCTTCTTTGGTGCGCTGCGCTCTGTCACCTGCTCAAAGAGCAAG GTTGCCGGCGAAAATGGTTACGAGTACCGA AACTCCTCAGACATGCCTGAGACCATCACAAGCAGAGATGCCGCACGCTTTCCCATCATAGCCAGCTGCACCCTCTTTGGCTTGTATCTCTTCTTCAAG atTTTCTCACAAGAGTATATTAACTTGCTGCTATCAATGTACTTCTTTGTGCTGGGGATCCTGGCTCTGTCTCACACCATGAG TCCTTTCATGAACAGAGTGGTCCCAGCTAGCGTGCCCAATAAGCAATATCAGCTCCTCTTCACCCAGGGCACGGGGGAGAGCAAAGAGG AGATTGTCAACTATGAGTTTGACACCAGGGATCTCTTCTGTCTGGCTATCAGCGCCGTTGTTGGGGTCTGGTACGTCCTCAAAAAG CACTGGGTGGCCAATAACCTGTTTGGACTGGCCTTTGCTCTGAATGGTGTTGAGCTGCTTCACCTGAATAATGTCAGCACAGGCTGCATCCTTTTGGGAGGCCTGTTTGTCTATGACGTCTTTTGG GTTTTTGGCACAAATGTCATGGTTACAGTGGCCAAGTCCTTTGAGGCACCCATCAAGT TGGTCTTCCCTCAGGACCTCCTGGAGAGAGGACTGGACGCCAGTAACTTTGCCATGCTCGGCCTGGGCGATATCGTCATCCCAG GCATCTTTATTGCATTGCTGCTTCGTTTTGATGTTAG TTTAAAGAAGAACTCCAGGACCTACTTCTATACTAGTTTCCTGGCTTACATCTTTGGTCTGGGCCTCACCATTTTTGTCATGCATACTTATAAACATGCCCAG CCTGCCCTCTTGTACCTGGTGCCAGCCTGCGTGGGATTCCCAGTGGTGGTGGCcttgcttaaaggagaattgaCAGACATGTTCAG CTATGAGTCGTCGGACGAGGTGCTGCCCCACACCCCGCGCCTCACGCACTTCCCCACCGTCTCAGGCTCCCCGGCCAGCCTGGCCGCCTCCATGCAgggccccccctctcccccctggcGCCGCCGGCACACGCCCACTAACATGTAG
- the hm13 gene encoding minor histocompatibility antigen H13 isoform X2: MADVDQGSAAPTETSPALDSLNATDTNGTDAVNATVAKFVATPEGTALAYGSLVFMALLPIFFGALRSVTCSKSKNSSDMPETITSRDAARFPIIASCTLFGLYLFFKIFSQEYINLLLSMYFFVLGILALSHTMSPFMNRVVPASVPNKQYQLLFTQGTGESKEEIVNYEFDTRDLFCLAISAVVGVWYVLKKHWVANNLFGLAFALNGVELLHLNNVSTGCILLGGLFVYDVFWVFGTNVMVTVAKSFEAPIKLVFPQDLLERGLDASNFAMLGLGDIVIPGIFIALLLRFDVSLKKNSRTYFYTSFLAYIFGLGLTIFVMHTYKHAQPALLYLVPACVGFPVVVALLKGELTDMFSYESSDEVLPHTPRLTHFPTVSGSPASLAASMQGPPSPPWRRRHTPTNM, translated from the exons ATGGCAGATGTCGACCAAGGATCGGCAGCCCCGACTGAAACTTCACCGGCTCTGGACAGCTTGAATGCTACCGACACAAATGGAACCGATGCCGTCAATGCTACAGTGGCCAAGTTCGTTGCAACACCCGAAGGCACAGCGTTGGCATATGGCAGCCTTGTATTCATGGCCCTGCTGCCAATCTTCTTTGGTGCGCTGCGCTCTGTCACCTGCTCAAAGAGCAAG AACTCCTCAGACATGCCTGAGACCATCACAAGCAGAGATGCCGCACGCTTTCCCATCATAGCCAGCTGCACCCTCTTTGGCTTGTATCTCTTCTTCAAG atTTTCTCACAAGAGTATATTAACTTGCTGCTATCAATGTACTTCTTTGTGCTGGGGATCCTGGCTCTGTCTCACACCATGAG TCCTTTCATGAACAGAGTGGTCCCAGCTAGCGTGCCCAATAAGCAATATCAGCTCCTCTTCACCCAGGGCACGGGGGAGAGCAAAGAGG AGATTGTCAACTATGAGTTTGACACCAGGGATCTCTTCTGTCTGGCTATCAGCGCCGTTGTTGGGGTCTGGTACGTCCTCAAAAAG CACTGGGTGGCCAATAACCTGTTTGGACTGGCCTTTGCTCTGAATGGTGTTGAGCTGCTTCACCTGAATAATGTCAGCACAGGCTGCATCCTTTTGGGAGGCCTGTTTGTCTATGACGTCTTTTGG GTTTTTGGCACAAATGTCATGGTTACAGTGGCCAAGTCCTTTGAGGCACCCATCAAGT TGGTCTTCCCTCAGGACCTCCTGGAGAGAGGACTGGACGCCAGTAACTTTGCCATGCTCGGCCTGGGCGATATCGTCATCCCAG GCATCTTTATTGCATTGCTGCTTCGTTTTGATGTTAG TTTAAAGAAGAACTCCAGGACCTACTTCTATACTAGTTTCCTGGCTTACATCTTTGGTCTGGGCCTCACCATTTTTGTCATGCATACTTATAAACATGCCCAG CCTGCCCTCTTGTACCTGGTGCCAGCCTGCGTGGGATTCCCAGTGGTGGTGGCcttgcttaaaggagaattgaCAGACATGTTCAG CTATGAGTCGTCGGACGAGGTGCTGCCCCACACCCCGCGCCTCACGCACTTCCCCACCGTCTCAGGCTCCCCGGCCAGCCTGGCCGCCTCCATGCAgggccccccctctcccccctggcGCCGCCGGCACACGCCCACTAACATGTAG